The following coding sequences are from one Sphingobium sp. RAC03 window:
- a CDS encoding amidohydrolase family protein — protein sequence MRRFIRNVRIFDGQGTAPFAGAVLIEQDRIAAVLRDEAMIAATTADQVIDGQGGTLMPGMVDSHTHLTWGSSVEKIYHQFILPADELKVAAWRNARVLLDHGFTSAYSAGALGDHIEPELARAIAAGETPGPRLVPSTLERSPEGEEGVETGDVFNGRGAQSMRDFVAYCAQEGVQSLKLVISGEDALKPGSSGDILYTDEEMQAAGDAAKEAGLWIATHAYSPRAIQLALEAGARILYHCSFADEAAMDAMVAHKDQIFYAPGPGVSVAALEATPPPHINMASMKASAAERLELEAVLVPELKRRGVRVLIGGDYGFPFNPNGRNARDLEHFVTRFGFTPAEALSAATMLGGQLMGLDVGQVKVGYLADLLLVDGDPTQDVTIMQDASRLKMIMQGGKLHKAPVTEPVTA from the coding sequence ATGCGACGGTTTATTCGCAATGTTCGCATATTTGACGGGCAAGGCACCGCGCCATTTGCCGGAGCTGTCCTGATCGAGCAGGATCGCATCGCCGCCGTGTTGCGTGATGAAGCGATGATCGCCGCCACGACAGCAGATCAGGTGATCGACGGGCAGGGCGGCACGCTGATGCCCGGCATGGTCGATTCCCATACTCACCTGACCTGGGGCAGCTCGGTCGAAAAAATCTATCACCAGTTCATACTGCCCGCCGACGAATTGAAAGTGGCAGCATGGCGCAATGCGCGTGTGTTGCTCGACCATGGTTTCACCAGCGCCTATTCGGCTGGTGCGCTGGGCGATCATATCGAACCAGAACTGGCCCGCGCCATCGCAGCAGGTGAAACGCCCGGTCCGCGCCTTGTCCCCTCCACGCTGGAACGCAGCCCTGAAGGCGAAGAGGGTGTCGAGACCGGCGATGTATTCAATGGCCGTGGTGCCCAGTCGATGCGGGATTTCGTCGCTTATTGCGCGCAGGAGGGCGTCCAATCGCTCAAGCTGGTAATTTCGGGTGAAGATGCGTTGAAGCCCGGCTCGTCGGGGGACATCCTCTACACCGATGAAGAGATGCAGGCAGCGGGCGATGCCGCAAAAGAAGCAGGCCTGTGGATTGCCACCCATGCTTATTCACCCCGCGCCATCCAACTGGCGCTCGAAGCAGGTGCGCGCATCCTCTATCATTGCTCCTTCGCCGACGAAGCGGCGATGGACGCGATGGTCGCGCACAAGGACCAGATTTTCTATGCCCCCGGTCCGGGCGTTTCCGTCGCCGCGCTGGAAGCAACCCCTCCTCCGCACATCAACATGGCGTCGATGAAGGCGAGTGCTGCAGAGCGGTTGGAACTGGAAGCGGTGCTGGTGCCGGAGTTGAAGCGGCGTGGTGTGCGCGTGCTGATCGGCGGCGACTATGGTTTTCCGTTCAACCCCAATGGCCGCAATGCCCGCGATCTGGAGCATTTCGTGACCCGCTTCGGCTTCACCCCGGCCGAGGCGCTGAGCGCCGCGACGATGCTGGGCGGTCAGTTGATGGGACTGGATGTTGGGCAAGTGAAGGTCGGCTATCTCGCTGACCTGCTGCTGGTCGATGGCGACCCGACGCAGGATGTGACGATCATGCAGGATGCCAGCCGTCTCAAAATGATCATGCAGGGCGGTAAATTGCACAAAGCGCCCGTGACCGAGCCGGTAACGGCCTGA
- a CDS encoding alpha-N-arabinofuranosidase, with protein sequence MSDLEGMRNMNVKHAIALAISVVASPLLAQPTPIKMSIAADGTGPKIDRNIFGQFAENLGTGIYGGVWVGEDSSIPNVRGMRSDVVSALKALKVPSVRWPGGCFADEYHWRDGVGPRAKRAITVNGSWGNALEKNDFGTDEFFDFLNQIESEAYISVNMGSGSVKEAADWMAYMTADPGTTAGAERAANGHREPYRVKFLGIGNESWSCGGAYSADYYVDEMKRYARFTRNLNIQQQGTDNPAGGSVAGTDPMQRIAVGPGSMDTAYTEAVMKAWKGHDWSWSIEGLSMHNYTWMSWPPSFSSIDFGEREYAMLIKDTLKMEDMIRVHSAVMDKYDPAKKVPLVIDEWGVWLAKLPGSRDGFLHQQNSIRDAIIASINLNMFTRHADRVRMTAIAQMVNVLQAMILTDGPRMVLTPTYHLFKMYVPFQNATRLPIDFDAGTYSFGDVRVPRIDAIAARGTDGKLWIALTNVDPSKPAQIDAQIAGIRVGAASGTVLTADRVDAINSFDKPDTVAPRPISARVTGGRLQVTLPPKSVTVLSVTP encoded by the coding sequence ATGAGCGACTTGGAGGGTATGCGAAATATGAATGTCAAACATGCAATAGCGTTGGCCATTTCCGTCGTAGCTTCTCCGCTTCTGGCTCAGCCTACTCCGATAAAGATGAGTATCGCGGCGGATGGCACTGGTCCGAAAATCGATCGCAACATCTTTGGCCAGTTTGCCGAAAATTTGGGAACCGGCATTTATGGCGGCGTTTGGGTCGGTGAGGACTCGTCGATCCCCAATGTTCGGGGCATGCGCAGCGATGTCGTGAGCGCGCTGAAGGCCTTGAAAGTCCCAAGCGTTCGCTGGCCTGGAGGCTGCTTCGCCGACGAGTATCACTGGCGTGATGGCGTAGGGCCACGGGCCAAGCGCGCAATCACGGTAAACGGCAGTTGGGGCAATGCCCTGGAAAAGAACGACTTCGGCACCGACGAATTTTTCGACTTTCTCAATCAGATCGAATCGGAAGCCTATATTTCGGTGAATATGGGATCAGGCAGTGTCAAGGAAGCGGCCGACTGGATGGCCTATATGACCGCTGATCCGGGTACGACGGCAGGTGCGGAGCGTGCCGCCAACGGGCACCGCGAACCGTACCGCGTCAAGTTTCTGGGTATCGGTAATGAAAGCTGGAGTTGCGGCGGCGCCTATAGCGCGGACTATTATGTCGATGAGATGAAGCGCTACGCTCGCTTCACGCGTAACCTCAATATCCAGCAGCAAGGCACGGATAACCCCGCTGGCGGCTCGGTCGCGGGCACAGATCCGATGCAGCGGATAGCCGTTGGCCCAGGATCGATGGATACGGCCTATACCGAAGCCGTCATGAAGGCATGGAAAGGCCATGACTGGAGTTGGAGCATCGAAGGTCTCTCGATGCATAACTACACTTGGATGAGTTGGCCTCCGTCCTTTTCAAGCATCGACTTTGGCGAGCGTGAATATGCCATGCTCATCAAGGATACGCTGAAAATGGAGGATATGATCCGGGTCCATTCGGCTGTCATGGACAAATATGATCCGGCCAAAAAAGTCCCGCTTGTCATCGATGAATGGGGCGTATGGCTTGCCAAGCTGCCCGGTAGCCGGGACGGTTTCCTGCATCAGCAGAACTCGATCCGCGATGCCATCATAGCGTCGATCAACCTCAACATGTTCACGCGCCACGCAGACCGCGTTCGCATGACGGCGATCGCCCAGATGGTGAATGTTCTCCAGGCCATGATCTTGACCGATGGGCCCAGGATGGTGCTGACGCCCACCTATCATCTCTTCAAAATGTATGTGCCCTTCCAGAACGCGACGCGACTGCCAATAGATTTCGATGCCGGGACTTACAGCTTCGGGGATGTGCGTGTTCCGCGCATAGATGCGATTGCCGCACGGGGAACGGATGGGAAACTTTGGATCGCGCTAACCAACGTCGATCCCTCCAAGCCTGCTCAAATAGATGCGCAGATAGCGGGTATCCGTGTCGGCGCTGCATCGGGGACAGTGCTGACCGCCGATCGGGTTGATGCGATCAACAGCTTTGACAAGCCTGACACTGTCGCGCCGCGACCAATCTCCGCACGGGTAACCGGCGGACGCCTACAGGTAACGCTACCGC
- a CDS encoding fumarylacetoacetate hydrolase family protein, translating to MRYVSFRRPDGTASFGRIDGETIVELAGEAVPSLKAALIDGSLATLADGATFAVADVVPLPVIPDPAKILCVGLNYAEHVKETGREQKAHPAIFVRYADSLVADGQPMVKPTVTERFDYEGELAVVIGKPCHKVTAADAMAYVAGYSAFNDGSARDWQRHNIQFTPGKTFPGTGGFGPALVTADEIDDLGALRVQTRLNGELVQDQAIADMIWDIPTVIEYISAFTPLAPGDVIATGTPGGVGDKRTPPLYMNAGDKVEVSIGTIGTLTNRIIDEA from the coding sequence ATGCGTTATGTCAGCTTCCGCCGTCCCGACGGCACCGCCAGCTTCGGCCGCATCGACGGCGAAACCATCGTCGAACTGGCAGGCGAGGCCGTGCCGAGCCTGAAGGCCGCACTGATCGATGGCAGCCTTGCGACGCTGGCCGATGGCGCGACCTTCGCCGTTGCCGATGTCGTGCCTCTGCCGGTCATTCCCGATCCTGCGAAGATATTGTGCGTCGGCCTCAACTATGCCGAGCATGTCAAGGAAACCGGTCGCGAGCAGAAGGCCCATCCCGCCATCTTCGTGCGCTATGCCGACAGTCTGGTTGCTGACGGCCAGCCGATGGTGAAGCCGACCGTGACCGAGCGTTTCGATTATGAAGGCGAACTCGCCGTCGTGATCGGCAAGCCTTGCCACAAGGTCACCGCTGCCGACGCCATGGCCTATGTTGCGGGCTACAGCGCATTCAACGACGGTTCCGCGCGCGATTGGCAGCGCCACAATATCCAGTTCACGCCGGGCAAGACCTTCCCCGGTACCGGAGGATTTGGTCCTGCGCTGGTGACGGCGGATGAGATTGACGACCTGGGTGCGCTCCGCGTGCAGACGCGGCTCAATGGCGAACTGGTACAGGATCAGGCGATTGCCGACATGATCTGGGATATTCCCACGGTCATCGAATATATCAGCGCTTTCACGCCGCTCGCCCCCGGCGATGTCATTGCCACCGGCACGCCCGGCGGCGTCGGCGATAAGCGCACCCCGCCATTGTACATGAACGCCGGCGACAAGGTGGAAGTGTCGATCGGCACCATCGGCACGCTGACGAACCGGATCATCGACGAAGCATAA
- a CDS encoding bifunctional 3-(3-hydroxy-phenyl)propionate/3-hydroxycinnamic acid hydroxylase, whose protein sequence is MFDVAIIGCGPVGAFAANLLGKSGLSVLVIEKEATPYPLPRAVHLDHEMMRLFQSAGVINAVAGDMRDTEGHLHVGADHGVIRYMGTVGRARPFSWSNDYFFYQPELEQHLRDALAGHATVELRLGVGFEGLEQDGNGVTLRLSGGDTAQARYVIACDGSRSAVRKALSIKLDDLDFEEPWLVVDAEVDGPVRFPDLWGVPEAADLQKLSVMMCDPKRPATIVPGRGNHRRWEFMLLPGEEDQAMMEPHNVAALVAPYLSEVPHRIVRAATYRFHGLIAERWRQGGVFLAGDAAHQTPPFFGQGMCHGMRDAANLAWKIAAVVQGDAPDTLLDTYQPERDPHVRAVISAAVGAGRYICVLDPAAAAVRDAEMREAAKVTQQGTAADLIPPISTGIVALGTAGAGERFIQPRVGDQLLDDVTGGGWRLFARHAVAAPEDVTVVALDTLDDGGAMAAWLDARGADALLLRPDHYVFGTGEPADLIALRDALIAGTVSQEIAA, encoded by the coding sequence ATGTTTGATGTTGCGATTATCGGCTGCGGGCCGGTAGGGGCCTTTGCGGCCAATTTACTGGGCAAGAGCGGCCTGTCAGTCCTAGTGATCGAGAAGGAAGCCACCCCCTATCCGCTGCCCCGTGCGGTGCATCTGGACCATGAGATGATGCGCCTGTTCCAGTCGGCGGGTGTGATCAACGCAGTGGCGGGCGACATGCGCGATACCGAAGGGCATCTGCATGTCGGCGCCGACCATGGCGTCATCAGATATATGGGGACGGTGGGCCGGGCGCGGCCATTCAGCTGGTCCAACGACTATTTCTTCTACCAGCCCGAACTGGAGCAGCATCTGCGCGATGCGCTGGCGGGCCATGCTACGGTTGAACTGCGGCTGGGTGTCGGGTTCGAAGGGCTGGAGCAGGACGGAAATGGCGTGACATTGCGCCTGTCGGGCGGCGACACGGCGCAGGCGCGCTATGTCATAGCGTGCGACGGATCGCGCAGTGCCGTGCGCAAGGCGTTGAGCATAAAGCTCGATGATCTGGATTTCGAGGAACCCTGGCTGGTGGTCGATGCCGAAGTCGACGGTCCGGTACGCTTCCCCGACCTTTGGGGCGTGCCGGAAGCGGCCGATCTGCAAAAACTGTCGGTGATGATGTGCGATCCCAAACGCCCGGCGACCATCGTGCCGGGGCGTGGCAATCACCGCCGCTGGGAATTCATGCTGCTGCCCGGTGAAGAGGACCAAGCGATGATGGAACCGCATAATGTCGCTGCCCTTGTGGCACCCTACCTCTCCGAGGTGCCACACAGGATCGTGCGCGCAGCGACTTATCGCTTTCACGGCCTGATCGCCGAGCGGTGGCGGCAGGGCGGCGTCTTTCTGGCGGGTGATGCCGCGCACCAGACGCCGCCCTTTTTCGGGCAGGGCATGTGCCATGGTATGCGCGACGCGGCCAATCTGGCGTGGAAGATTGCCGCAGTGGTGCAGGGCGACGCGCCTGACACGCTGCTCGACACCTATCAGCCCGAACGTGACCCGCATGTCCGCGCGGTGATCTCCGCCGCCGTGGGCGCAGGCCGCTATATCTGTGTGCTGGACCCGGCTGCTGCAGCAGTCCGTGACGCAGAAATGCGCGAAGCGGCCAAAGTAACGCAGCAAGGCACCGCCGCCGACCTGATCCCCCCTATTTCGACCGGCATCGTGGCGTTGGGCACGGCAGGAGCGGGCGAACGCTTCATCCAGCCGCGTGTGGGTGACCAGTTACTGGACGATGTTACGGGCGGAGGCTGGCGGCTGTTTGCGCGGCACGCCGTGGCAGCGCCTGAAGATGTGACTGTTGTGGCGCTCGACACGCTGGACGATGGTGGTGCGATGGCCGCCTGGCTCGATGCGCGCGGGGCCGATGCGCTCCTGCTGCGTCCCGACCATTATGTTTTCGGCACGGGCGAACCGGCGGACCTGATCGCACTGCGCGACGCGCTTATCGCCGGAACCGTTTCTCAGGAGATTGCGGCATGA
- a CDS encoding LysR family transcriptional regulator, whose translation MIDPRAIRTFLAVVRSNSISGGARSLNISQPSVSNAIAQLEQALGVSLFERSRSGILLTAEGEALLRRAESIDSLLRDAEAEVKLASTGVLGPLRVGGTPGALVSLLPDAVRSLEARIGRFTLHVVERPDHDLAAMLHRGEIELAFVTTGIEQPPEGIEERTFSRDPFALIVGRQNDHLPARLSLKTMMATRWVLPEARGAFRRQIDALFMAADIPVPQDIIRCDSLLTTKAIIRGSQRVTILPMQVASAELSIGVLRAITIEEAEFSRSIGVRRLAGGRLSRLAAEMLETLIHSSSL comes from the coding sequence ATGATTGATCCTCGCGCTATCCGAACTTTCCTTGCGGTTGTCCGCAGCAATTCGATCAGCGGTGGGGCGCGATCGCTCAATATCTCGCAGCCGTCGGTTTCCAACGCGATCGCGCAGCTGGAACAGGCGCTGGGGGTGTCGCTCTTCGAGCGGTCGCGTAGCGGCATTCTGCTGACGGCGGAGGGGGAGGCGTTGCTACGCCGGGCAGAGTCGATCGACAGCCTGTTGCGAGACGCTGAGGCAGAGGTGAAGCTGGCGAGCACGGGTGTGTTGGGGCCGTTGCGGGTCGGCGGCACACCTGGCGCGCTGGTCAGTCTGCTGCCCGATGCAGTGCGATCGTTGGAGGCGCGGATCGGTCGATTTACCCTGCATGTGGTGGAACGGCCGGATCATGATCTGGCGGCAATGCTGCACCGAGGCGAGATCGAACTCGCCTTCGTCACCACCGGCATCGAGCAGCCACCAGAGGGTATAGAGGAACGCACATTTTCGCGCGATCCCTTTGCCCTTATCGTCGGGCGGCAGAACGATCATCTTCCGGCCAGGCTATCGCTCAAGACAATGATGGCAACGCGCTGGGTTCTGCCCGAAGCGCGCGGCGCTTTCCGACGGCAGATCGATGCGCTGTTCATGGCGGCTGACATTCCAGTGCCGCAGGACATTATCCGGTGCGATTCCCTGCTTACGACCAAGGCGATCATCCGTGGCAGCCAGCGCGTCACAATATTGCCGATGCAGGTCGCCTCGGCGGAACTGTCGATCGGCGTGCTGCGCGCGATCACGATTGAAGAAGCGGAATTTTCTCGCAGTATCGGCGTGCGCCGATTGGCGGGTGGCAGACTTTCACGCCTGGCGGCCGAGATGTTGGAAACGCTCATCCATAGCTCCAGCCTATGA
- a CDS encoding VOC family protein yields MKLRSIELSLPGAAEAAAFLTDIWGMAPAAVEGATHYLRGSGSFPYLIALEESADCYVRSTTFVCTADRLEQLKASVSAAGLNAAPVVSQDPGGGHGIIVELAEGELMRFLVGAQEVAPIEGADLPVKLTHVVFNSIDAERTGHLVEDALGFRVSDRTKGMVFVRCNDSHHSTAFARAGISSLNHIAFEMEDLDAVMRGIGRLRDQDMAPAWGPGRHGPGANVFAYFIAPFGPVIEFSTAVNKVPDDYPVGAPEDWTWPARRIDQWGISTKDFDGLRAAEEKFRHRRDWEPQSLDVLTEENI; encoded by the coding sequence ATGAAGTTGCGCAGCATCGAATTGTCGCTGCCCGGCGCGGCGGAGGCTGCGGCCTTTCTGACCGACATCTGGGGCATGGCTCCAGCGGCAGTCGAAGGGGCCACGCATTATCTGCGCGGATCAGGCAGTTTCCCCTATCTGATCGCGTTGGAGGAATCGGCGGATTGCTATGTTCGCTCGACCACCTTCGTCTGCACCGCCGACCGGCTGGAGCAACTCAAGGCGTCGGTCAGCGCTGCGGGTCTGAACGCAGCGCCCGTCGTGTCGCAGGATCCGGGCGGTGGTCATGGCATCATCGTCGAACTGGCCGAGGGTGAATTGATGCGTTTTCTGGTCGGTGCGCAGGAAGTCGCGCCGATCGAAGGCGCAGACCTGCCGGTCAAGCTTACGCATGTGGTGTTCAACAGCATCGACGCGGAAAGGACCGGCCATCTGGTCGAGGATGCGCTGGGCTTCCGCGTGTCGGACCGGACAAAGGGTATGGTGTTCGTGCGCTGCAATGACTCGCATCATTCGACAGCCTTCGCCCGTGCGGGTATTTCGAGCCTCAACCATATCGCGTTCGAGATGGAAGATCTGGACGCGGTGATGCGCGGCATCGGCCGCCTGCGCGATCAGGATATGGCCCCGGCCTGGGGTCCGGGCCGCCATGGTCCCGGTGCCAATGTGTTTGCCTATTTTATTGCCCCGTTCGGCCCCGTGATCGAATTTTCGACGGCCGTGAACAAAGTGCCCGACGATTATCCGGTGGGCGCGCCCGAAGACTGGACCTGGCCTGCCAGGCGGATCGACCAGTGGGGCATTTCGACCAAAGATTTCGACGGCCTGCGCGCCGCCGAGGAGAAATTCCGCCATCGCCGCGACTGGGAACCGCAGTCGCTGGACGTTCTGACTGAGGAAAATATCTAA
- a CDS encoding GlcG/HbpS family heme-binding protein, with protein sequence MTLTLAQARTIIDTALAQPRGDNAPALAVVVLDAGAHPVAFARQDGASLFRFDIARAKATGALGMGADTRVIAGRAANKPAFFQSVVAVTGGQLALSPGGVLIRELEGAVIGAVGISGDTGDCDEACAIAGILAAGLTYGDAK encoded by the coding sequence ATGACCCTTACCCTTGCCCAGGCACGGACCATCATCGACACCGCCTTGGCGCAGCCGCGCGGTGACAATGCTCCAGCGCTGGCCGTCGTCGTGCTGGATGCGGGCGCGCACCCGGTCGCCTTCGCGCGGCAGGATGGCGCCAGCCTGTTCCGCTTCGACATTGCCAGGGCCAAGGCGACGGGCGCGTTAGGCATGGGCGCGGACACGCGCGTCATTGCCGGCCGCGCCGCGAACAAGCCGGCTTTCTTTCAGAGCGTGGTGGCCGTCACCGGCGGTCAGCTGGCTCTGTCGCCCGGCGGCGTCCTGATCCGTGAGTTGGAAGGTGCGGTGATTGGCGCCGTCGGGATCAGCGGCGACACCGGCGATTGCGACGAAGCCTGCGCCATTGCGGGCATTTTAGCCGCCGGTCTGACCTATGGAGACGCCAAATGA